GATGCCCAATACGCTTATTTTTCTTCAACGTCTTCTACCTGGCTGGCGCACGCTCAATCGTACGTTGCGATGATCACACAGCGACTCGCGCTGGATTCCGCTTCATTTGTGGTGGAGGTAGCGGCCAACGATGGCTATCTGCTGCAATACGTCGCCCAGCGCGGCATCCGCTGCCTTGGGATAGAACCCACGTACAGCACCGCGCAGGCGGCCAGAGCGAAAGGGCTGCAGATAGAAGAAGTCTTTTTGGGGGCAGCATCGGCCAAAACCCTGCGCGAACGCCACGGTGCCGCTGACTTGGTTGCAGCCAACAATGTGCTGGCCCATGTGCCGGACATTAACGACTTTGTCGCGGGCATCGAGATATTGCTCGCACCAGAGGGAACCGTCACGTTTGAGTTTCCACATTTACTCAATCTGATTGCGCAAACCCAGTTCGACACCATTTACCACGAGCATTTTTCATATTTGTCGTTGCTTGCGGTACAGCCAATCTTGCAGCAGGCAGGGTTGCGGGTGTACGACGTTGAAAATCTGCCCACACATGGCGGTAGCTTGCGGGTTTACGCCTGCAGGCAGAATGCCGCGCAGCTGGAACAGGCCAGCGTTGCCGCCATTATTGCCGGTGAGAAAGCCGCCGGGCTCGACCAGTCAGCTGTTTATCATGATTTTCAAGCGCGCGCTGATGCGGTCCGGTTGGGCTTGCAAGCATTTTTGCTGGAACAAAAGCGCGCTGGCAAAACGGTGATTGGCTACGGTGCCGCAGCGAAAGGTAACACGCTGTTGAACTACGCTGGTGTAGACGGATTGTTGTTGCCGCAAGTGGCGGATGCCGCGCCATCCAAACAGGGTAAATACCTGCCCGGTAGTCATATTCCGGTAATCACCCCGCAGGCATTGCTGGACGCACGGCCCGATTTTGTCCTGATATTGCCGTGGAACCTGAAGCATGAAGTCATGCAGCAGCTGGCACAAATCCGCGAGTGGGGCGGACAGTTTGTCGTCGCGGTACCCGAGGTGGAAATCCTATGAGTCAGTCAGAACCGCAAGAGCGCATTCTCTATACCAAACCATCGATTACCGAGCTTGAGGTTGGCTACGCCACAGACGCCGCAGCCAACGGCTGGGGTGCGCGTTGCTACGACTACATCAACCGGTTCGAGCGTGATTTTGCAGCCTGGAATGGCTCCACATACGCCATTGCCACCTCCAGTTGCACGGGGGCCATGCATATGGCGCTGGTGGCGCTGGACATCGGCGCTGGTGATGAAGTCATTCTGGCGGACACTAACTGGATTGCAACCGTCGCACCCATCGTGCACGTGGGGGCCACGCCGGTATTTGTCGACGTGCTGGCCCAATCATGGTGCCTTGATCCGGACAAGGTAGAGTCTGCCATTACGCCAAAAACGCGGGCGATTGTGGCAACCCATATCTACGGCAATCTGTGTGATCTGGACGCACTGGCAGCCATTGCCGACAAGCATGGCCT
This genomic interval from Silvimonas soli contains the following:
- a CDS encoding class I SAM-dependent methyltransferase, with protein sequence MKCRHCQSPLQLDFVNLGFAPPSNAYRLATDLSTPETRYPLRVKVCEQCWLVQTEDFARHDALFDAQYAYFSSTSSTWLAHAQSYVAMITQRLALDSASFVVEVAANDGYLLQYVAQRGIRCLGIEPTYSTAQAARAKGLQIEEVFLGAASAKTLRERHGAADLVAANNVLAHVPDINDFVAGIEILLAPEGTVTFEFPHLLNLIAQTQFDTIYHEHFSYLSLLAVQPILQQAGLRVYDVENLPTHGGSLRVYACRQNAAQLEQASVAAIIAGEKAAGLDQSAVYHDFQARADAVRLGLQAFLLEQKRAGKTVIGYGAAAKGNTLLNYAGVDGLLLPQVADAAPSKQGKYLPGSHIPVITPQALLDARPDFVLILPWNLKHEVMQQLAQIREWGGQFVVAVPEVEIL